From a region of the Zingiber officinale cultivar Zhangliang chromosome 4B, Zo_v1.1, whole genome shotgun sequence genome:
- the LOC121978127 gene encoding AT-hook motif nuclear-localized protein 17-like, whose product MELGIIHRLQDHDDSISTTISLPIHPRAPPGARHISAHSVKHLTGSPLPDGITAISHSVHSSAPASSLFSSFPQLNTPLRAQLYWSPPLKPQRPLQFPCGMKDDRPPFQQRYLHQQQRQSSFCREVATNRSSGVAKRPNPDVESKEKAGDESNIEVAKRLRGRPPGSKNKPKTSVVIEREAEPAAAMRLHVLEIPSGHDVADSLAAFCRSRNLGLCVLSGTGAVSDVALRQPHGGMAAEGAATITFRGRFEILSVSATFLPQAMAVLSPAARGTSISICLAGPRGQVVGGTVTGPMVAAETVALVVAAFANPTFHHLPAEDGESVSAPFSSGGGSHMQEHDQHAYAQRRRQGPAAELTALFMCNSHVPSDGIWPPISRPSQPPPF is encoded by the exons ATGGAGCTTGGCATCATACATAGATTACAGGACCACGACGACTCGATCAGTACCACGATCAGCTtacccatccatccgagggcaccccccggggccagg CATATTAGTGCTCACAGCGTCAAACACCTCACCGGCTCTCCGCTTCCTGACGGTATCACTGCCATTTCCCATTCAGTTCATTCTTCTGCTCCAGCCTcatctctcttctcctccttccctCAACTGAACACCCCTCTACGTGCTCAATTATATTGGTCTCCACCTCTTAAACCTCAGAGACCTCTACAATTCCCTTGCGGCATGAAGGACGACAGACCACCCTTTCAGCAGCGTTATCTCCATCAACAACAACGACAGAGTAGTTTCTGCCGTGAAGTAGCCACTAACCGGAGCAGCGGGGTGGCGAAGAGGCCGAATCCCGACGTGGAGTCCAAGGAGAAGGCAGGAGATGAGTCGAACATCGAGGTGGCCAAGCGGCTACGTGGACGGCCGCCAGGGTCCAAGAACAAGCCCAAGACGTCCGTCGTCATCGAGCGCGAGGCCGAGCCCGCCGCCGCCATGCGACTGCACGTGCTCGAGATCCCCTCCGGCCACGACGTCGCCGACTCGCTAGCCGCTTTCTGCCGCAGCCGCAACCTCGGCCTCTGCGTTCTCTCCGGCACCGGCGCCGTCTCCGACGTCGCTCTACGCCAGCCCCACGGAGGCATGGCGGCCGAGGGGGCGGCCACGATCACTTTCCGCGGCCGCTTCGAGATCCTCTCCGTCTCGGCCACCTTCCTCCCGCAGGCGATGGCTGTTCTGTCTCCTGCCGCCCGGGGTACAAGCATCTCGATCTGTCTCGCGGGACCGAGGGGGCAGGTGGTGGGCGGAACGGTGACCGGGCCTATGGTGGCCGCAGAGACGGTGGCGTTGGTGGTGGCAGCATTCGCAAACCCGACCTTCCACCATCTCCCCGCCGAAGACGGCGAGTCAGTCTCTGCTCCCTTCTCCAGCGGCGGAGGAAGCCACATGCAGGAGCACGACCAGCACGCGTACGCCCAGCGGCGCCGCCAAGGGCCAGCGGCTGAGTTGACCGCTTTGTTCATGTGCAATAGCCACGTGCCATCGGACGGGATTTGGCCACCCATCTCTCGGCCATCGCAACCTCCCCCTTTCTAA